ATTTCTGGTATACATGGCGGACAGTTTTGAAACGGAACGGGGGGTCAAGACGACATGCCCGCGATAGACGCGAGCATTCATTACATGACGAAGCACCTTCACCAATAGTGCATTTAATATGGCGAAGACGACAACGCTCGCATCCCCTACCGATTCGCATGGCAAGTAGGGAGCTGAGCGTCCAGCTAAGTGGAAAGTCGATGATGGCAGTCACATCGGCGGGTGAAGATACCCATCGATACAGCTGAACCAAAGATGGAGCTAGTCAGGACGATGCAAGGCAGATAGACGATGAGGCAAGggatgagcaggagcaaGTCTGGGATGACGCTGAAAGCCGGCTCCTTCGTGTCTTTCGACTGTAGCGGTTCCCCGCAATCCCCCGGGTTGCTGAGTCAGCAAGCATACACAGCCCTGATTGGTGCCCTCACCGACCCTCACCTACTCGGACAGCCTCCGAGACCTGATCCAGTCTTGTCGCTGACTCTCTGCAGCGCTACTGGACATAATCTGAGTTGGCAGGATGGCCACTGTGGCGTCGATCGGGTCTGGCCCTTGGAACTACTCAAGGCGTCAGTTGCGATGTGGCAGATAACGACCCAAAAGCATTGTCTCCAAGCGCACTGACTCCTAAACGCACTAGGTATCGAAACTGGAAATCTGTTTTGCAACACAGATAAGACGCAGCTCGACTCAGACAGCGTTCTGCACCTCGTCCAGCCCCCGTTCAGGCTTCAGAGCACGCGATATCTTGATCGAGGTAGAACCTAGGAGATTTCTCTCTATTGGGTAACAGGATTCTCTTCCGTTGTTGATATTTTGAAGGCACGAGCGAGTGCAAGCCCGTCGGTACGCTATACCGGGGTCACGTTCCAAGAAAATCATATCTTGGAGGATTATGGATTGGCGTCACGAAGGATGGCCTAGCTCTGTGACCGCAACTGAGTTGCAGTAGTTCGATGTCTGTTCCTTCCGTCCAAATCCAAACGGTGGTACGTGCTACCGTCCGTGAGGTTGTTTCGAGGCTGACCGTCAAGGTAACCGAACTAGTTTCCATAAAGTCAAAATCGAGGAATGCTGCTCATCTGCGTGTTGATTAGTGTGATTGCGTTGGGCGTCTAGACATAATATTTTACCTGAATGATACGCCATCAGGGACATCGTGAGGCGTCCGTTGCCGCACGGGTCCCAGCACTGCATTGTCACGCTGTCGCCATTGAGACGCGGTCATAGACCACCAGAAGCCTTATCGACACCGTCGCCGTACGTGGGATACAAGCATTGATTATTGAGACCGACTCTACCGGTTTGCTCCAATGTTGCTTTCAATGCGAGGGTGTTCCCGACTGTCGACGGGATTGTATATCTTTTACCATCCACGCAAGAATGTGAACGAAACGATGAAGGACAAGGAGCGATAGCGATGCTAGACTGCTGGTATATCGTACTGCTCCTAATTCAGGCAGTGAATGTGCCTGCAGAGGGCCGTTCATTACATCGACGAAGGATGCTGTGTTTAATCGCCGTGCCCGTTCAACATCACGATCCTTAGTCCTTATACAAGGCTTACATCATTACTGGGGCCTCTAGTACTTATTATAAAAGCCTGACATGCGCCTCGGAATATAAAAACCGAGATTTAATAGTCCCATGTGGTCAGTAAGGGTGGAGGATCGTATGATGTTGCAGCGCGGTGGAAGCGGAGACCGGGTTTCAGATCTGATGCCCGACCAACAGGCTGAGGACTCGGCAGAAAACATGCTTGCATGAATTATCGCTGTATCTACTCTAGATTCAGGCCCACGTAGAAGAATCAAGCATGATCAACAGTAATTGAGGAAACGGGAGAGTCGAGGATCGTTGGGTGTGGCCCACGGCCCACTGATCGGCCATCTTAGGTACGCCTCCGCGTTTGCAGGCAAAGAATTCTGCCTCAACGCCTCGACAGTGTTAAACTGTCAACAACTAGACTCCTGCGCCCCTCAGGATGCAGCGGTTCGAGCCGCCATGACGAACCGTGACCCCGATTTCCGCCATCAACTGGGCAGGTTCCGTCTCCAAGTCGATCCCCCTCCATCCTCGCAGCTGCCCCTCCCGACCTCGTCCTCAACGCCCGCGACTTCGCTTCACTCGCCGTCAACACAGTCGACGGCCGCTCCCCCTCCGTCTCTACCGCACCGTCTCACATCGCGTCCCAAGCGCGTCTCAACTGCCTGTGATTTCTGCCGCaaacggaagaagaaatgtgACTTTCGCTATCCTAATTGCTCCGCCTGTACTCGAGCCGGTGTGCGTTGCACCATCGCGCCGCCCGGCCCGCAAATCACAAACTCCGTTCCTCGCGACCAGCTCGAGCGGCTTCAGGACCGTGTACAATGGCTAGAAGAGATTGTCCGGCGCAAGACTGGTGTTGCCGTCGCGGACAGACCAACTGGCAGCGCGTTGGACGAGGATGGCGACTCGAATTCCTGGCACCAGCTGCCTGCCATCTTGATTAAGGTTGATCCTAGCAGTCCGCAAGACGCTTCCACAGTGGGAGGATCTACAAGCGGTCTCGATTCAGGCGCGAGTCCAGCGTCAAACGATCCGTCGGCTGTGGGAACTGAGCTTCCCAATGTTGGTGAGATCTTTCGCGACAAACTCGAACACCGTCGCCCTTCCATAGCCCGACCCGTCGTTTCCGCTTCCCCATTGCATTTTCTCCGACTGGCATCGTTAGAAGAAGCCGAGCGAGTGGCTGGGCAGTATTTTGATAGCATGGGGTATCAATATCCATTTCTCCACCGTGTCGAGTTTTTCGACAATCTTCGACGGATCTATGCTGGCGAAATCCTCAGCCCGGAGGTACACCACAGCTATCACATCACCATCGGCATTTCCCTGCTTATCGGGTCtgcggaggatgctgagacGAGGGCTATGGAGTTTTATCGCGCAAGTAATAAAACGCTTTCCATAGCTTTGCACAACGAAGATCTTACGGCGCTCCGCGCACTGCTCAGCCTGGCTCTTTATACCCTGTTCGCGACCACCGGTCCCAGCATCTGGCACGTTCTGGGCACCGCTCTACGACTTACTACCAGCTTAGGTTTGCACAAAGCACGGCACCCCACCAATTTACACGATGACGAAATGACTAAGCGCGCCTTTTGGAGTCTTTACAACCTGGATCGACTGATCGCAAGCACATTAGGCAGGCCACTGGGGATTGCTGACGAGGATATCACGTTATCCCTACCACGAGAGTTAAATGACGACGGAACCGAAACGCCAGGAGCCAGCTCCATGACCATTCCAATACAGGTCATTAAGCTGCGCCGCATCTTCTCCCGAATCTATCGTTATCGTAAGTCCTCCTTGCCAAATGCTCCGAACAGCACAGCCTTACTAAAGAGTCTAATGCCCACAGTATACAGCACAAACCAGCCCCCACCAACCCCCACCGAACTCTCCATCAACCTGCGACACTTCCGCCAAGAACTTGATGAATGGCGCAGCACCAGCCCTGTCTACCCGCCAGCCCTTCTCTACTCAACTAGTTACTTCGACTATCTGCATGCCACaacccttcttctcctctacCGCCCCAGCCCACGCAACCCAACCCCGGACCAAACGAGCATCATCAGCTGCGGCAACGCTAGCGTTGCCGTGATCCGCTCCTACTGGGAAAGTTACTGTGCCGGTAAACTGAAATGGATTTGGCTCACGCTCAGTCAGCTCTATTTCGCTGGCATAACGATCCTCTGGTGCTTGAATCGAAACTTTCACAGCGTGAACGAGGGGCTCGGACCCGTTTGGGAGCCAGACGAGTTGATGATGCGAAGGGCGATCCAGGCCGTCGTTGTTATCCTCGAAGCTTTCGGAAAACGTAGAGCTGGAGTTGATAAACTGGCTGAGACGTTCCGCACGCAAAGTACCACTATCTTCAGCCATTTGGCTtatcagcggcagcagcagcaggctaTGGTACCTCCGCCGGTACCTCAACCGCAGCCGGTGGTAAATCCAGTGTATATGGCGCCGCCAGTTCCGCTGGCTCCGGTTCTGGACGATGTGTTGTTGGTTGATGCCTCTAGGACAATGCCCG
This sequence is a window from Aspergillus nidulans FGSC A4 chromosome IV. Protein-coding genes within it:
- a CDS encoding putative C6 transcription factor (transcript_id=CADANIAT00000265), yielding MTNRDPDFRHQLGRFRLQVDPPPSSQLPLPTSSSTPATSLHSPSTQSTAAPPPSLPHRLTSRPKRVSTACDFCRKRKKKCDFRYPNCSACTRAGVRCTIAPPGPQITNSVPRDQLERLQDRVQWLEEIVRRKTGVAVADRPTGSALDEDGDSNSWHQLPAILIKVDPSSPQDASTVGGSTSGLDSGASPASNDPSAVGTELPNVGEIFRDKLEHRRPSIARPVVSASPLHFLRLASLEEAERVAGQYFDSMGYQYPFLHRVEFFDNLRRIYAGEILSPEVHHSYHITIGISLLIGSAEDAETRAMEFYRANLTALRALLSLALYTLFATTGPSIWHVLGTALRLTTSLGLHKARHPTNLHDDEMTKRAFWSLYNLDRLIASTLGRPLGIADEDITLSLPRELNDDGTETPGASSMTIPIQVIKLRRIFSRIYRYPLLKSLMPTVYSTNQPPPTPTELSINLRHFRQELDEWRSTSPVYPPALLYSTSYFDYLHATTLLLLYRPSPRNPTPDQTSIISCGNASVAVIRSYWESYCAGKLKWIWLTLSQLYFAGITILWCLNRNFHSVNEGLGPVWEPDELMMRRAIQAVVVILEAFGKRRAGVDKLAETFRTQSTTIFSHLAYQRQQQQAMVPPPVPQPQPVVNPVYMAPPVPLAPVLDDVLLVDASRTMPVMDPQMAEQLFYSYDWFQEEMATYYTL